One region of Camelus bactrianus isolate YW-2024 breed Bactrian camel chromosome 22, ASM4877302v1, whole genome shotgun sequence genomic DNA includes:
- the GNA11 gene encoding guanine nucleotide-binding protein subunit alpha-11 — translation MTLESMMACCLSDEVKESKRINAEIEKQLRRDKRDARRELKLLLLGTGESGKSTFIKQMRIIHGAGYSEEDKRGFTKLVYQNIFTAMQAMIRAMETLKILYKYEQNKANALLIREVDVEKVTTFEHRYVSAIKTLWNDPGIQECYDRRREYQLSDSAKYYLTDVDRIATSGYLPTQQDVLRVRVPTTGIIEYPFDLENIIFRMVDVGGQRSERRKWIHCFENVTSIMFLVALSEYDQVLVESDNENRMEESKALFRTIVTYPWFQNSSVILFLNKKDLLEDKILYSHLVDYFPEFDGPQRDAQAAREFILKMFVDLNPDSDKIIYSHFTCATDTENIRFVFAAVKDTILQLNLKEYNLV, via the exons ATGACTCTGGAGTCCATGATGGCGTGTTGCCTGAGCGATGAGGTGAAGGAGTCCAAGCGGATCAACGCGGAGATCGAGAAGCAGCTGCGGCGGGACAAGCGCGACGCCCGGCGCGAGCTCAAGCTGCTGCTGCTCG GCACCGGCGAGAGCGGGAAGAGCACGTTCATCAAGCAGATGCGGATCATCCACGGGGCGGGCTACTCGGAGGAGGACAAGCGTGGCTTCACCAAGCTGGTGTACCAGAACATCTTCACCGCCATGCAGGCCATGATCCGGGCCATGGAGACCCTGAAGATCCTGTACAAGTACGAGCAGAACAAG gccaaCGCACTCCTGATTCGGGAGGTGGATGTGGAGAAGGTGACGACGTTCGAGCACCGGTACGTCAGCGCCATCAAGACCCTGTGGAACGACCCCGGCATCCAGGAGTGCTACGACCGCCGGCGGGAGTACCAGCTCTCCGACTCCGCCAAGTA CTACCTGACCGATGTGGACCGCATCGCCACCTCAGGCTACTTGCCCACCCAGCAGGACGTGCTGCGGGTCCGCGTGCCCACCACCGGCATCATTGAGTACCCCTTCGACCTGGAGAACATCATCTTCAG GATGGTGGACGTGGGAGGACAGAGGTCAGAGCGAAGAAAGTGGATCCACTGCTTTGAGAACGTGACGTCCATCATGTTCCTCGTGGCCCTGAGCGAGTATGACCAGGTGCTGGTGGAGTCGGACAATGAG AACCGCATGGAGGAGAGCAAGGCGCTCTTCAGGACCATCGTCACCTACCCATGGTTCCAGAACTCGTCCGTCATCCTCTTCCTTAACAAGAAGGACCTGCTGGAGGACAAGATCCTCTACTCCCACCTGGTGGATTACTTCCCTGAGTTCGACG gcccccagcgGGACGCTCAGGCGGCCCGGGAGTTCATCCTGAAGATGTTCGTGGACCTGAACCCAGACAGCGACAAGATCATCTACTCCCACTTCACGTGCGCCACTGACACCGAGAACATCCGCTTCGTCTTCGCCGCAGTCAAGGACACCATCCTGCAGCTCAACCTGAAGGAGTACAACCTGGTGTGA